The Caenorhabditis elegans chromosome II genome has a segment encoding these proteins:
- the txdc-12.1 gene encoding Thioredoxin domain-containing protein (Confirmed by transcript evidence), protein MRSLLLLALVSASAYASFDKIKDSIQNPLARGFGDDIAWVKWEDAIETALDTDKPIFLLIHKSWCHACKALKKTFQQSNAKKAFKKLSEHFVMVNTEDDDEPFEEEYRPDGKYIPRLLFLDKNGDLLQEFKNKKAEYKNYAYYYSSPADILNSMKDVLKHFGVDIPEAKRGDKLKPKKPEGKKKEL, encoded by the exons ATGAGATCCCTTCTCCTCTTGGCACTTGTGAGTGCGTCGGCGTACGCGAGTTTCGACAAGATCAAGGATTCTATTCAAAACCCATTGGCACGTGGATTTGGTGACGATATTGCGTGGGTCAAGTGGGAAGATGCAATTGAGACTGCTTTGGATACTGATAAGCCAATCTTCTTGTTGATCCACAAGTCTTGGTGCCATGCTTGCAAAG ctctCAAGAAGACCTTCCAACAATCCAACGCCAAGAAAGCCTTCAAAAAGCTCTCAGAGCACTTTGTAATGGTTAACACCGAAGACGACGACGAGCCATTCGAGGAGGAGTACCGTCCAGACGGAAAGTACATTCCACGTCTGCTTTTCCTCGACAAAAATGGAGATCTTCttcaagaattcaaaaataagaaggCCGAATACAAAAATTACGCGTATTACTACTCATCACCAGCTGATATCCTTAACTCTATGAAGGATGTGCTTAAACATTTTGGAGTTGACATTCCAGAGGCTAAGAGAGGTGATAAGCTTAAGCCAAAGAAGCCAGAGGGAAAGAAGAAGGAATTGTAA
- the Y57A10A.24 gene encoding EB domain-containing protein (Confirmed by transcript evidence): protein MNSQFEFRNLVLNSQFLWIFLINLITSANSEALASPYQYLKDLCPVGQLPLTDTEHVKTCASLCPLGAFCHRGICCVPPPQCRHPAYRMSTGFPCLPKRKNNCPDGSFCVSSSQDGMSICCSNRSIEKSFPITSQLKLSKSAPFPKEKPMQKSTSSLMTSLDSSQICPKSHPIIAHDGKSLVLCKDCVQGVCAKFRTSNVEVCCQSSDDICGVGSQILMNGLVPRDCNKKPCGMGYECSLTPTGLRVCCSLAQCPSGVFARSVCAAGCLRNEKCMEIQNEMWCCPSEESFGSRIEMVCRNGENGTGEKCDPAFPACSQGAFCELNKEKTAHICCKRYKNRLGNSRKTLLPPPFYYTTTTMKAPITIATTTAEPYPFESVPNCQDPEARPLMENGFPYICDHIGDPCILRSGYSCQESDIDDVYVCCTIQMNRILPPQIPMIGPFTFMTSSTTTTTEKPIEEEEVIAQPTCPFSYMPSKNVNQDVQRCLSLFTLDCPLGYTCLPSSTTDSYLCCIRKPVVY, encoded by the exons ATGAATTCGCagtttgaatttcgaaatttagttctaaattcccaatttctttggatttttctaataaatctTATCACCTCTGCCAATTCTGAAGCCCTAGCTTCTCCTTATCAGTATCTGAAGGATCTTTGCCCTGTTGGACAGCTTCCACTAACGGATACGGAGCACGTGAAGACGTGTGCAAGCTTATGTCCTCTTGGAGCATTTTGTCATAGGGGTATATGTTGTGTACCGCCACCGCAGTGCAGGCATCCGGCTTATAG GATGTCTACCGGCTTTCCATGTCTTCCAAAACGTAAGAATAACTGCCCAGATGGATCATTTTGTGTATCAAGTAGTCAGGATGGAATGTCGATATGCTGCTCAAACAGGAGCATTGAAAA AAGTTTCCCGATAACATCACAATTAAAACTCTCCAAATCTGCACCGTTCCCAAAGGAAAAGCCGATGCAAAAATCCACGTCATCACTGATGACGTCACTAGACTCCTCCCAAATCTGTCCGAAATCCCATCCAATTATTGCACATGATGGGAAATCTCTGGTTTTGTGCAAGGATTGTGTTCAGGG agtttgcGCAAAATTCCGCACCAGTAACGTAGAGGTATGCTGTCAAAGTTCTGACGATATTTGTGGTGTTGGAagtcaaattttgatgaatgGATTGGTGCCGAGGGACTGTAACAAGAAGCCATGTGGGATGGG ctacGAATGTTCGCTAACCCCGACGGGTCTTCGTGTATGTTGTTCGTTAGCCCAATGCCCGTCAGGAGTGTTTGCGAGAAGTGTGTGCGCAGCCGGATGTTTGAGAAATGAAAAGTGCATGGAAATTCAGAATGAGATGTGGTGTTGTCCATCCGAGGAATCATTCGGTTCAAGAATTGAGATGGTTTGTAGGAATGGGGAGAATGG AACCGGTGAAAAATGTGACCCAGCTTTTCCGGCGTGCTCACAAGGAGCATTTTGTGAGCTGAACAAGGAGAAGACCGCCCATATTTGCTGTAAGCGGTATAAAAATCGAC tcggCAACAGCCGTAAAACCCTTCTACCCCCTCCATTCTACTACACTACAACTACTATGAAGGCTCCCATAACCATAGCCACAACTACTGCAGAACCATACCCTTTTGAATCTGT TCCAAACTGCCAAGACCCTGAAGCCCGTCCACTCATGGAAAACGGCTTCCCATACATTTGTGATCATATCGGAGATCCGTGTATTCTTCGATCAGGATATTCGTGTCAAGAATCTGATATTGATGATGTCTATGTGTGTTGTACTATTCAAATGAACCGAATCCTTCCACCACAGATTCCAATGATTGGGCCATTTACGTTTATGACGTCATCAACTACTACAACTACTGAGAAGCCGATTGAAGAGGAAGAAGTGATTGCGCAGCCGACATGCCCATTTTCATATATGCCGTCGAAAAATGTTAATCAAGATGTGCAGCGTTGTCTATCACTGTTTACGTTGGA CTGCCCACTCGGCTACACGTGTCTACCATCTTCCACTACCGACAGTTATCTATGTTGTATTCGGAAGCCTGTGGTCTATTAG
- the tag-276 gene encoding uncharacterized protein (Confirmed by transcript evidence), whose protein sequence is MPSHTKPVSNAALPRVPAPLSPAQQVRKYTDYLLKEHNRYYALECLLFLDCPIRVFRECRTEQIVKSQYDGRYEYQYPVNLLLQKLRRLAAQELEQDVVEQKMREASKNKVLFANVLNIFADLQKEAENFSKTTKQSSTSPSSSSSSEESSASSSPVV, encoded by the exons ATGCCATCTCACACCAAGCCGGTCTCCAATGCTGCTCTCCCAAGAGTCCCAGCTCCACTGAGCCCTGCTCAACAAGTCAGAAAATACACTGACTACTTGCTCAAAGAGCACAACCGGTACTATGCACTGGAGTGTCTTCTCTTCCTCGACTGCCCGATTCGAGTATTCCGGGAATGCCGTACCGAGCAAATTGTCAAGAGCCAGTATGATGGACGGTATGAGTACCAGTACCCAGTCAACTTGTTGCTCCAGAAGCTTCGTCGTCTCGCTGCTCAGGAGTTGGAGCAGGATGTTGTGGAGCAAAAGATGCGGGAGGCTTCGAAGAACAAGGTGCTCTTCGCCAATGTGCTCAATATTTTTGCGGATTTGCAAAAGGAAGCGGAAAATTTCTCCAAG ACTACAAAACAATCATCCACGTCACCATCAAGCTCCTCTTCATCCGAAGAATCGTCGGCTTCTTCCTCCCCAGTCGTATAA
- the parn-2 gene encoding Target of EGR1 protein 1 (Confirmed by transcript evidence) — protein MSGDGDSSTTSSAGDGSTSKDKIPAFSEIRVIEVNRDNFAKIWPYLLVCIKSADFTAIDLELSGLGGKGLRSRDIAERYQAIRDAAHTRSILSVGIATMKLTHKSEKRRALRYETQVFNILTFSEKPFTIEPSALQFLAKHSFDFNRLIQSGVRFQGANCPLKTLFRELLGSSATFCLHNGFIDLAFIYKQLYDIDLPDTLDGFVNNLSDMFPDNYLPVADSKYLAEYQTRMTASFLEYVFRRTQGDNEIERQNNRYHIEICFPSSEKSIKALKNATESVDVRLPEGFPDHAIPIDLHIHVCKYFAYHGFCHARNTEKGCKLLHDVDTAIDLQRIKENKKAFKRKRRYNNVIAESVAEKTGTDEEAWKNAKFEQNLLTRDFRELKRNVVTGLHRAGVDAFMTAFAVIYQQRRTLMADNSVDLKFLNRVPLSAKDKPLHLRHRPVPVPQSEQIDAHLEAMVEINKQRDYIRMNAAATVIKSVQKEDTPCED, from the exons ATGAGCGGCGACGGGGACTCATCAACGACAAGCTCCGCCGGCGACGGCAGCACTTCAAAGGACAAAATTCCGGCGTTCTCAGAAATTCGAGTTATCGAAGTAAACCGCGACAATTTCGCGAAAATCTGGCCATATTTGCTTGTTTGCATCAAATCCGCAGATTTTACAGCGATAGATTTGGAGTTGAGCGGTCTCGGCGGGAAAGGACTACGTTCACGTGATATCGCTGAGAGATATCAGGCGATTCGTGATGCCGCGCATACTAG AAGCATTCTATCCGTTGGAATCGCCACAATGAAGCTGACgcataaaagtgaaaaacgtCGAGCTCTTCGCTACGAGACCcaagttttcaatattctcACATTCTCAGAAAAACCATTCACAATTGAACCATCGGCTCTTCAATTTCTCGCCAAACATTCTTTCGATTTCAACAGACTTATTCAATCAGGAGTACGATTCCAGGGAGCCAACTGTCCATTGAAAACTCTTTTCCGTGAGCTTCTAGGCTCATCGGCCACCTTCTGCCTTCACAATGGATTTATTGATTTGGCATTTATCTATAAGCAGTTATATGATATCGATTTACCTGACACTCTTGATGGATTCGTTAATAATTTGAGTGATATGTTTCCGGATAACTATCTGCCGGTGGCGGATTCCAAGTATTTGGCAGAGTATCAGACGAGAATGACTGCCTCTTTTTTGGAATATGTGTTCCGGAGAAC gcaAGGAGACAACGAGATCGAGCGTCAAAATAATCGATATCACATCGAAATTTGCTTCCCAAGCTctgaaaagtcgataaaaGCTCTAAAAAACGCTACGGAAAGTGTAGATGTACGTCTTCCAGAAGGATTCCCAGATCACGCGATTCCCATCGATCTTCACATCCACGTGTGCAAATATTTCGCGTATCACGGCTTCTGCCACGCTCGGAACACTGAAAAAGGATGTAAACTGCTCCATGACGTGGATACTGCTATCGATTTACAGAGGATTAAGGAGAATAAGAAGGCGTTCAAACGAAAACGGAGATATAATAATGTGATTGCTGAATCGGTTGCCGAGAAGACGGGCACCGATGAGGAGGCATGGAAGAACGCGAAATTTGAGCAGAATTTGTTGACTCGAGACTTTCGGGAGCTCAAGAGAAATGTGGTTACAGGGCTGCATCGGGCTGGAGTTGATGCTTTTATGACGGCTTTTGCGGTGATTTATCAGCAGAGAAGAACCCTGATGGCTGATAATTCAGTTGATTTGAAG ttcctaAACCGCGTTCCACTGTCCGCCAAAGATAAGCCATTGCATCTTCGCCACCGACCGGTCCCAGTTCCACAATCCGAGCAAATTGATGCTCATTTGGAGGCAATGGTGGAGATCAACAAGCAACGGGACTATATTCGAATGAATGCAGCCGCTACAGTTATCAAAAGTGTTCAGAAAGAGGATACACCTTGTGAAgattga
- the tric-1B.1 gene encoding Trimeric intracellular cation channel type 1B.1 (Confirmed by transcript evidence), translating to MVVPESFQLDQEILLDAGAQLHRLKMYPYFDVAHYLLMIIEVRDDLGSAASIFSRKHPLSCWLSSMLMCFADAFLANFLLGEPVIAPFKRHDDIILATIIWYLVFYAPFDGIYKIAKITPVKCVLAVMKEVKRAYKVSHGVSHAAKLYPNSYIVQVLVGTAKGAGSGIVRTLEQLVRGVWLPTHNELLRPSFATKACVVAASVLALEKSGTYLTAPHDLVYLVIVGFFVYFKLSAVILHVTDPFAPIENLFCAIFMGGIWDAVSRALAASRDRRAAGAHSNENGSSISTPEKKDQ from the exons ATGGTGGTGCCGGAGAGTTTTCAGCTCGATCAGGAGATTCTTCTCGACGCCGGTGCTCAATTGCACCGGCTCAAGATGTATCCCTACTTTGATGTCGCGCATTATCTGTTG ATGATAATCGAAGTCCGAGACGACTTGGGAAGTGCTGCATCAATCTTTTCCCGCAAGCATCCACTCTCCTGCTGGCTCTCCTCAATGCTCATGTGCTTCGCCGACGCTTTCCTAGCCAACTTCTTGCTCGGCGAGCCCGTCATCGCTCCGTTCAAACGACACGACGACATAATCCTCGCCACAATCATCTGGTATCTGGTGTTCTACGCGCCATTCGACGGAATCTATAAAATCGCGAAAATCACGCCGGTCAAGTGTGTGCTCGCCGTGATGAAGGAGGTGAAGCGGGCCTATAAGGTGTCACACGGTGTATCGCATGCTGCGAAGCTCTACCCGAACTCTTATATTGTGCAAGTGCTCGTCGGAACCGCCAAAGGAGCCGGCTCAGGAATTGTGAGAACGCTGGAGCAACTCGTACGTGGTGTCTGGCTGCCGACTCATAATGAACTGCTCCGCCCGTCTTTTGCAACGAAGGCGTGTGTTGTTGCGGCTTCTGTGTTGGCATTGGAGAAGAGTGGAACTTATTTGACGGCGCCACATGATTTGGTTTATTTG GTAATCGTCGGTTTCTTTGTCTACTTCAAGCTCTCGGCAGTCATTCTCCACGTCACCGATCCGTTTGCTCCAATCGAAAACCTATTCTGCGCGATTTTCATGGGAGGAATCTGGGATGCAGTGTCACGAGCCCTGGCCGCTTCACGTGATCGACGTGCCGCTGGAGCACATTCGAACGAAAATGGTTCATCGATTTCTACGCCGGAAAAGAAGGatcaataa
- the faxc-1 gene encoding GST N-terminal domain-containing protein (Confirmed by transcript evidence): protein MPSTNLTKRDWEKDHVYLVQFPRAGCIPSPSPYAFKVETFLRVADIPYTNINNEFKKMSARGQIPFIELNGRQHADSTIIIDNLTEHFHKSDLEDLSASDKAIARAFFALLEHHLCWVSLYSRGQDFGWLATDTGFGRLLTGIKGFAFKNFIVKSFTKKVRGRAAAQGMGTFSREEVLDQAKKDLDAISTQLGDKPYLFGSSIKTIDVTAFAHLAELIYTPQFSPEIRAYIDEKVPNVMEYVIRIKEKYWPDWEETTNTMNMATVWKKA, encoded by the exons ATGCCATCGACCAACTTGACGAAACGCGACTGGGAGAAGGATCACGTGTACTTGGTGCAGTTTCCGAGAGCCGGATGCATTCCATCGCCGTCTCCGTACGCGTTCAAGGTGGAGACGTTCTTGCGTGTCGCCGATATTCCGTACACG AACATCAACAACGAGTTCAAAAAGATGTCGGCTCGCGGTCAAATCCCATTCATCGAGCTGAACGGTCGCCAGCACGCTGACAGCACCATCATCATCGACAATCTGACCGAGCACTTCCACAAGTCGGATCTCGAGGATCTCTCCGCTTCCGACAAGGCCATCGCGCGAGCATTCTTCGCACTTCTCGAGCATCATCTGTGCTGGGTGAGCTTGTACTCTCGCGGTCAGGACTTTGGATGGCTAGCCACTGACACCGGATTCGGACGTTTGTTGACCGGAATCAAGGGGTTCGCATTCAAGAACTTTATCGTCAAAAGCTTCACGAAAAAGGTTCGCGGACGTGCTGCCGCTCAAGGAATGGGAACTTTCTCCAGGGAGGAGGTGTTGGATCAGGCGAAGAAGGACTTGGACGCCATTTCGACACAGTTGGGCGATAAGCCGTATCTCTTCGGAAGCAGCATCAAGACG ATCGATGTGACCGCATTTGCTCATCTCGCCGAGCTCATCTACACACCACAATTCAGCCCGGAAATCCGTGCCTACATCGACGAGAAGGTTCCGAATGTGATGGAATATGTGATCCGTATCAAGGAGAAGTATTGGCCAGATTGGGAGGAGACCACGAATACGATGAATATGGCAACGGTGTGGAAGAAGGcataa
- the faxc-1 gene encoding Failed AXon Connections homolog (Product from WormBase gene class faxc;~Confirmed by transcript evidence) encodes MSARGQIPFIELNGRQHADSTIIIDNLTEHFHKSDLEDLSASDKAIARAFFALLEHHLCWVSLYSRGQDFGWLATDTGFGRLLTGIKGFAFKNFIVKSFTKKVRGRAAAQGMGTFSREEVLDQAKKDLDAISTQLGDKPYLFGSSIKTIDVTAFAHLAELIYTPQFSPEIRAYIDEKVPNVMEYVIRIKEKYWPDWEETTNTMNMATVWKKA; translated from the exons ATGTCGGCTCGCGGTCAAATCCCATTCATCGAGCTGAACGGTCGCCAGCACGCTGACAGCACCATCATCATCGACAATCTGACCGAGCACTTCCACAAGTCGGATCTCGAGGATCTCTCCGCTTCCGACAAGGCCATCGCGCGAGCATTCTTCGCACTTCTCGAGCATCATCTGTGCTGGGTGAGCTTGTACTCTCGCGGTCAGGACTTTGGATGGCTAGCCACTGACACCGGATTCGGACGTTTGTTGACCGGAATCAAGGGGTTCGCATTCAAGAACTTTATCGTCAAAAGCTTCACGAAAAAGGTTCGCGGACGTGCTGCCGCTCAAGGAATGGGAACTTTCTCCAGGGAGGAGGTGTTGGATCAGGCGAAGAAGGACTTGGACGCCATTTCGACACAGTTGGGCGATAAGCCGTATCTCTTCGGAAGCAGCATCAAGACG ATCGATGTGACCGCATTTGCTCATCTCGCCGAGCTCATCTACACACCACAATTCAGCCCGGAAATCCGTGCCTACATCGACGAGAAGGTTCCGAATGTGATGGAATATGTGATCCGTATCAAGGAGAAGTATTGGCCAGATTGGGAGGAGACCACGAATACGATGAATATGGCAACGGTGTGGAAGAAGGcataa